The window GTCAGGACGATCGGGCTCTCCAGCGTCCCCAGTTCGTTGATCTGCACCAGACCGGTGCTCTTGCCAAAGCCGTTGATCACGTGGGAGGCGGCCATCACCTTGTCGTGGAAAAGATCCCCCGGATGGGGGAGGACCACCGTCACGCCGGTCTGCACGTCACCGTGGGCGAGCGTGCGGTTGCCCACACGCACCCCCGGCACGTCGGTGATCAGATTCCTCGTCCCATGGGGGATCCCCCCGATTTTCAACCCTTCCTGTTCCTCCAGTCCCATCTGCTCACCCTTCCCCTTTCTCGTTTGGATCGTCTTTCAGCCCTTTGCGCTTCCGGACACACTCCGTCAACAGGAATTCGATCTGCCCGTTGATCGACCGGAAATCATCCTCCGCCCAGGCGGCGAGATCCCGCCACAGCGAAGGAGAGAGCCGAAGCAGAATCTGCTTCTTCCCTTCCCCGTTTCCCTTGTCCGCTTCCGTCTTCATCAGTAGATCGATCCGCTGTTGACCACCGGCTGGGCGTCTTTGTTGCCACACAGCACGACCAGCAGGTTGCTGACCATCGCGGCCTTGCGCTCATCGTCCAGCTGGACGACCTTGTGCTCGCTGAGCTGTCCCAACGCCATCTCCACCATGCCGACGGCGCCCTCGACGATTTTCTGCCGGGCGGCGATGATCGCCGTCGCCTGCTGGCGCTGCAGCATCGCAGCGGCGATCTCCGGCGCGTAGGACAGGTGGGTGATCCTGGCTTCTTCCACCCTCAAGCCGGCGATATCCACCTTTTTTTGCAGTTCCTTGGCAAGATCATCGGCGACCTCCTGGCTGCTGCCCCGAAGGGATTTCTCCCCTTCCTCATCCGCCGCGTCGTAGGGGAACATCCTGACTACGTTGCGCAGGGCGGCGTCACACTGGATGGACAGGTACTCGATGTAGTTGTCCACGTTGAACACCGCCTTGGCCGTATCCACAACCCGCCAGACCACCACCACACCGATGACCACCGGGTTGCCCAGACTGTCATTTACTTTCTGTTTCTGGTTGTTCAGCGTCATCGCCTTCAGGGAAATCTTCCGGTTCGCCATGTTCTTTTTCCCCGTCAACGGAGAAATCGCCTCGGTGGCGTCTCCGGTGGAAGGCTTGGTTCCCGCCGCCGGATTGAACGCCGTGGCGAACGGATTGACGAAAAAGAATCCGTCCCGTTTGATCGTCCAGTAGTACGAACCGAACAGGGTAAGCACCAACGCCTCATTGGGCTTGACCACCTTCAGCCCGGCGTAGAGGATCGGCCCCACCCCGAATCCATAGATTCCGGTGACAATCGTCCAGACAAGGTCCATCCCCTCCATCTGCCGGTAGGTCACCAGCAGGCAGAAGACGACGATCGTCGCGGTGACCAGCAACGTATTGATCACCAGAGCGGCCATCCCGTTCATCGGCCGGTTTAGCACATGTTCCCTGACATCGGTCAGCTTGGTTTCCATAGGTACTCCTTGTTGATATCAATATGATATCATACACATATCATTACAAAGAACCTGGATTCCGTCAAGAGATGATCGACTGGGGTTGCAGCACGAGCGGCCGGAACGCGGACATCCGATGGTAGAACAACAAAGGACTCTGGAACAACGAATCATAATCGGGGAACCCGGCACGGTAACTGGGACCGGAGAACAGGAATACCTGACGTTTCCCGTCCGATTCCACAAACAGGGCGTATCCATCGGAAGTCATCCGCACCACCCCTTGCCGGATGTGTCCGACAGGATCCCGGACCCATCCGTTTCCTTGGGCATCCAGACACAAAACCACCTTGGTACCCTGATATCTCCAGAGGTGGCATTCCGTCCGATAAGATTCAGAGGTTTGGGAGAGTGGGTCAAGAGGGGTATGTGCTCCATTTTCTTCCATAACAGAACGACCTTCTGTGATATTTTCTTCTTATATTAAAAAATCCGAATCTGCACCGAGGTGATGGAGAAGTGCATTTGGAGGCTTGGAATGCAGTTTATCTCCGATAACGGAGCAAAACAGGGAAGTCCATTGCTCTGGACAGCAACTTTTCAACCTTTTCGTATTTGTTTTCCGGCTTGTTCATGATCACCGAGAACATATTGAGATAGCCCTGCAGTTCAAACCTCATGAAACCGGAATGCGCGCGCAGGAACAGTTGGAGAAGCCTGCAAAGGTCGTTTATCGGGTCAAGTGGATTGTCGTCGTCAGGCAGCTTCTTGATTTCCCTCGAGTCATATACCTCACTCTTCAAATTCAGTTTCTCCACCAGTTTCCGGTGGGACTTTTCCTTGTCGTGCACCAATGTGGAACCTGGGGCGATATGACTTGAAAAGACGTCCAGGGTTTTCTTTCCTGACGTCTTGCCTGTCCCCTCGAAGACAAACATCGACTGTCCGTGGCTGTCACGGGCGACGCCTATGCAAAGCTGGTTCCTGGAAAGCCCCCTATACTCTGTGCCGTCATCATGGTGCTCGATATCGTCTGACCTGACCTTGCAGAACGTCTCGTCAATCCATATGCGGTCCTTGAGGACAACCTCGTCCTGGATCCCCTCAAGCAACAGGAATGTCTTGTCCATCCAATACATCGTCGTATTGTTGGAATTCCTGTTCACCTTTGAAGTTAGGCCGAAACTGCCGTACCCGAATATGTCCAGAAGGAACCCGATCCATTCGGAAATCGGTATCTTGTGGCTGTCGAATATGGTGTTCGTGATGGCGGTGAAGCGTCTCCCGCATGCGTTGCATTTGAACCTGGCGATACCGCCGCTCGATTTCCCGTCTTTGACGATCTTGTCGGACCCGCACATCCTGCAGGTCTTCAGCTCGTACGAATTGATGAACTCGGATTCGTCCATCTCCTCAAAAGTCGGGTGCCTGTGCGCGTAATCCCTCTCCGTACAGCGGTCTATGAAAGATTGGAGAGGTGTCGGATTCTTGTCCTCTGTCCAGGGAGTCCTTCTTCTTGACTTGGTCTTGATGTCTCTTTTCATGGGTGGTAGTCCAATGGTACTCGGGAATGACTTGTTCTTGGACTACCACATCTCGTAACAAATCATTCCTTCGTACGTAGCAAAGTATATCAGCTGCCAATGGTCGTTTTCAATCAATCTATCAGATGACGTTTATCACCTCGGTGCAGATTCGGATTTAAATACAACAATATGGGAACAAAATAAAGGTTGAAGGTATTGTTGTTCTTAACATACCTCTAGATTAGAATCCGAAGCTGAAGTCGAGAAATGTAATCATCAAAACTACGTTTACGACTTGGCTTTAAGTCTTTCCAAACGTAAACGCTATAACCCATTGATATTTCGAGAGTTATGATTTGAACATAAACGCCCCTTATTTATCTTGCCCAATGTAAACATTACTATCAGATTCAAACCATTCCATATTTTTTAAAGCCTATTTTCCAAATTGAGAGACTTCTGAATTGAAAATTTCCTAAACAAGAAATACACTATCAATATGCTTTCGATTGACGATTATTCAACAGCCAAGGAAATGGCGGAGCGTTGGGGGGTTACCGTCAGGATGGTCATCCATTATTGCGACCGGAATCTGATTCCGGATGCTGTCAAAAAAGGCAATCTCTGGCTCATCCCGACAAATACTGAAAAGCCTGAAGACAGAAGATTGAAGGCATTCAAAAAACAGAGGACTGATGAATG of the Sphaerochaeta sp. genome contains:
- a CDS encoding Arc family DNA-binding protein; the protein is MKTEADKGNGEGKKQILLRLSPSLWRDLAAWAEDDFRSINGQIEFLLTECVRKRKGLKDDPNEKGEG
- a CDS encoding SPFH domain-containing protein; the protein is METKLTDVREHVLNRPMNGMAALVINTLLVTATIVVFCLLVTYRQMEGMDLVWTIVTGIYGFGVGPILYAGLKVVKPNEALVLTLFGSYYWTIKRDGFFFVNPFATAFNPAAGTKPSTGDATEAISPLTGKKNMANRKISLKAMTLNNQKQKVNDSLGNPVVIGVVVVWRVVDTAKAVFNVDNYIEYLSIQCDAALRNVVRMFPYDAADEEGEKSLRGSSQEVADDLAKELQKKVDIAGLRVEEARITHLSYAPEIAAAMLQRQQATAIIAARQKIVEGAVGMVEMALGQLSEHKVVQLDDERKAAMVSNLLVVLCGNKDAQPVVNSGSIY